The nucleotide window GATGGAAAACTCACTTTAAATTCACAAAATATAGATATAGGAAATGCAAAAGAAGAATTAGCTATTAATTATAGTGGCACTGAAATGAATCTTGGATTCAACGGTAAATATTTTGTTGAAGCTATTCAGGTAATGAATAGCAATAAAGTAAAAGCCTATATTAATAGTGAGAAAAGCCCTTGTTTAATTGAAGGTGATGATGATCCTGGTTTTATGACTATTATTATGCCAATGAAAATATGACCTC belongs to Desulfobulbaceae bacterium and includes:
- a CDS encoding DNA polymerase III subunit beta translates to DGKLTLNSQNIDIGNAKEELAINYSGTEMNLGFNGKYFVEAIQVMNSNKVKAYINSEKSPCLIEGDDDPGFMTIIMPMKI